From one Deltaproteobacteria bacterium genomic stretch:
- the queD gene encoding 6-carboxytetrahydropterin synthase QueD — protein sequence MRCELVCDYKFEAAHRLPKVPPDHKCARMHGHSYEVQVTVAGEVDPEFGWLVDFAEIDAVVRPLIAQLDHRVLNDIDGLDNPTCEHLTRWIYDRIRARLPMVAAVAVAETRSSRCVYRGQ from the coding sequence ATGCGATGCGAACTCGTGTGCGACTACAAGTTCGAGGCGGCTCACCGGCTGCCCAAGGTGCCTCCGGACCACAAGTGCGCACGGATGCACGGACACAGCTACGAGGTGCAGGTAACCGTGGCGGGCGAGGTCGACCCCGAGTTCGGCTGGCTCGTCGACTTCGCGGAGATCGACGCCGTCGTCCGTCCGCTGATCGCGCAGCTCGACCACCGCGTCCTCAACGACATCGACGGGCTCGACAACCCGACGTGCGAGCACCTCACGCGGTGGATCTACGACCGCATTCGCGCGCGGCTGCCGATGGTCGCGGCCGTGGCCGTGGCCGAGACCCGGTCGTCTCGGTGTGTCTACCGCGGGCAGTGA